Genomic window (Salinibacterium sp. M195):
TCTTCGCGGAAATCGTTCGGGCGGGCATCCTCAGCTTGCCGCGTGGTCAAGCCGAAGCTGCCTTCAGTTTGGGTCTGCGCAGTAGCCAGGTCATGAGACTGGTGGTTCTGCCCCAGGCCGTGCGCAACGTCACCCCGTCGCTGATCACGCAACTGGTCAGCCTCATGAAAGACACCTCGCTCGGCTTCATCGTTGCCTTCACCGAGCTTCTCTACCGTGGCCAGGTGCTGTCGAGCTTCAACCATCTGCTCATTCAGACCTATCTCGTAGTGACGATCATCTATTTGCTGGTCAACGGAAGCCTTTCAGGGCTAGCCTCTCGACTGCAGAAGAAACCCGGTCGCACCCGCACCACTATGGCCAGCGCCACGATGGCGCTGCCCCTTCCCACCCCTGGTGGGTCATCACCACAGAAAGCACCCCATGTCTGATCTCACCGCTGGCACCCTCTCCGAACTCGCCGTCATCCGACGCTCAGGCATGATCGAGAGCCGCCACTTCGGTTCGCTTCTCGCTTTTGCCGCTGACGGGAGCGTTGCGTATGAACTCGGAACGCCCGATGTCGAGGTGTTGCCACGGTCGACCGTGAAGCCGCTGCAGGCGATGGCCTGCCTCGAGGCCGGTGCTGACCTTTCAGGCCCGGAACTCGCGATCGCCGCGGGCAGCCATACGGGTGAAGATGCGCATGTTGCCGTTGTCTCGGCCATTCTCAAGCGGGCCGGGCTCGATGAGAATGCACTCGGATGCCCCGTCGATCGTCCCGAAGATGAAGAAACTTTTGAGCGGATGATTCGTGAGGGCGAAGGCCGCAACCGACTGCGGATGAACTGCTCGGGAAAGCACGCCGCGATGCTGCTCGCCTGCGCTGTCAACGGCTGGTCGACCGACGACTACCTCGACCCTTCGCACCCGCTGCAACAACAAGTGCAAAAGACGATGGCCGAAATGACCGGCGTTGTCGCTACTCATACCGCCGTTGACGGATGCGGGGCTCCCCTCTTCGGAACGACCGTTCGCGGAGTCGCAGCGTCGTTCCGCGCGCTTGTGCTCGCCGACCCTGAGTCCCCAGCAGGCCGGGTGGCCGCCGCAATGCGCGAGAACCCCTTCTATGTCGGAGGCAGCGGTCACGCGAACAGCGAACTCATGGTGAACATGCCCGGTGCACTCTCGAAGGGTGGCGCTGAGGGTGTTATCGGAGTGGCTACGAGCGATGGGGCTGCTGTGTC
Coding sequences:
- a CDS encoding asparaginase gives rise to the protein MSDLTAGTLSELAVIRRSGMIESRHFGSLLAFAADGSVAYELGTPDVEVLPRSTVKPLQAMACLEAGADLSGPELAIAAGSHTGEDAHVAVVSAILKRAGLDENALGCPVDRPEDEETFERMIREGEGRNRLRMNCSGKHAAMLLACAVNGWSTDDYLDPSHPLQQQVQKTMAEMTGVVATHTAVDGCGAPLFGTTVRGVAASFRALVLADPESPAGRVAAAMRENPFYVGGSGHANSELMVNMPGALSKGGAEGVIGVATSDGAAVSMKIIDGSPRATTVIALAVLGSLGYDTDAAARFAEVPVLGGGKPVGQIEIGADLRNAITAARA